In Synechococcus sp. Nb3U1, one DNA window encodes the following:
- a CDS encoding YfaP family protein, protein MAGQASQVRTGIRAILLPLMAGIALSCGGGGTGGPPSLPPAGSVTLRVDPVNGPFTKLVDATAEAQRLQNATAGLEVVIEILGAGSETLQSNLALDGGDGTNGGRIRITSSVTYEILTGLFDLIVASQTSLQGVEVVLGGGRVQVNNGTFQPSKVTLNDPRSNIVVNGNAAVLEGALGQLAQILCQQFLDPCVQISGDGRVSRVSPIVSKTGGVGIGTAPGSNPTIENNRILLQALGALAARFSDSSGGVFRNNQIEGDPATASLALQARQTGTSGTTGIQLDGAGSVPAIQSNTIGVGGIAGSFGIRILQGIQARTIAGNTFLARGNGTGVAIQVAPGTPASVVATYLANNGFQGNFAQTIGGGASTPTPTSTPTPPLGTGPIQITLTWNTIDDLDLYVTDPGEQTVFFGNPSIPSGGRLDVDANSNCAGVTTNPVENVFWASTPPTGRYLIEVVLFRRCSQSTAPIPFTVTLRKSGNIVQTFNGTATATGSASRFTFSFP, encoded by the coding sequence ATGGCTGGCCAGGCATCTCAAGTTCGAACGGGGATCCGTGCCATCCTGTTGCCGTTAATGGCGGGGATTGCCCTCAGTTGTGGTGGCGGTGGCACAGGTGGCCCCCCTTCTCTGCCTCCAGCTGGATCGGTCACCCTGCGAGTGGATCCCGTGAATGGCCCCTTCACCAAGCTGGTAGATGCCACCGCAGAAGCCCAACGGTTACAAAATGCCACGGCAGGTCTGGAGGTAGTCATCGAAATTTTGGGGGCAGGCAGCGAAACCCTACAAAGCAACCTGGCCCTGGATGGCGGCGATGGCACCAATGGTGGACGCATTCGCATCACCAGCTCTGTCACCTATGAGATTTTAACCGGGCTCTTTGACTTGATCGTGGCCAGCCAAACCAGCCTGCAAGGAGTAGAGGTGGTGCTGGGGGGGGGACGAGTCCAGGTGAACAATGGCACCTTTCAACCCAGCAAAGTCACTCTTAATGATCCCCGCTCCAATATTGTGGTCAATGGCAATGCCGCCGTCCTGGAAGGAGCCTTAGGCCAACTGGCGCAGATTTTGTGCCAACAATTTTTGGATCCCTGTGTGCAAATCTCCGGGGATGGCCGGGTCAGCCGGGTCTCGCCGATTGTCAGCAAAACAGGTGGGGTGGGCATAGGCACGGCGCCGGGGAGCAATCCCACGATTGAAAACAACAGGATTCTTTTGCAGGCATTAGGAGCTTTGGCAGCCCGCTTCAGCGATAGCTCGGGTGGGGTGTTCCGCAACAATCAAATCGAAGGGGATCCAGCCACGGCTAGCTTAGCGCTTCAGGCGCGGCAAACAGGTACCAGTGGTACTACTGGCATTCAACTGGATGGAGCGGGTTCTGTACCGGCAATTCAGTCCAATACGATTGGTGTGGGTGGGATAGCCGGGAGTTTTGGCATTCGCATTTTGCAAGGGATTCAAGCCCGTACCATTGCTGGGAATACTTTTCTTGCTAGGGGTAATGGCACCGGGGTAGCGATTCAGGTGGCTCCTGGCACCCCGGCATCTGTGGTGGCAACTTACCTGGCGAATAATGGCTTCCAAGGGAACTTTGCTCAGACCATCGGTGGGGGGGCCTCCACCCCAACTCCGACATCCACCCCAACTCCGCCTCTAGGGACTGGCCCGATTCAGATCACCCTTACTTGGAACACGATTGATGATTTGGATCTGTATGTCACAGATCCTGGGGAGCAAACGGTATTTTTTGGAAATCCGAGTATTCCTTCTGGCGGACGCCTGGATGTGGATGCCAATTCCAATTGTGCTGGAGTGACGACGAATCCTGTTGAGAATGTGTTTTGGGCCTCTACTCCTCCCACAGGGAGATATCTCATTGAGGTGGTGTTGTTCAGACGGTGTTCCCAATCAACTGCTCCTATTCCCTTTACTGTGACGCTACGGAAGAGTGGAAACATTGTGCAAACGTTCAATGGGACGGCCACTGCGACTGGATCGGCGAGTCGATTTACGTTCTCTTTCCCTTGA
- a CDS encoding BMP family lipoprotein, with protein MIMRKTVGISLVLAGLFALGSAAQAQSVRVGIAFGEGGKNDRSFNQSAAEGAERAKQDFGVQVFDFEPTDPSQLGPGVRKFAEEGFDVVVGVGFALEPAVTASAAEFKDVKFGLVDSVSPEEDNVASLLFREHEGSFLVGYLAGKRTQTGVVGFLGGMDIPLIHKFEAGYRAGVEYACAEEGITCRVIANYVGTTPAAWNDPAKAKEISAAQKAQGVDIIYAAAGGSGLGLIDFVKQEKCLKAADLPSGVSFIRDPFVDVPKPADYASACSGDTRPMFFIGVDANQNYLGDTDNDPATLNHGLTSMLKRVDVATYEVIRSVVEGNFVGGIQDFGLENDGVGYALDEYNEALIPADLVAAVEAVKQEIIAGTLEVPEER; from the coding sequence ATGATAATGCGCAAAACAGTGGGGATCTCTTTGGTGTTGGCAGGGCTGTTTGCCCTTGGCAGTGCTGCTCAAGCTCAGTCGGTGCGGGTGGGCATTGCCTTTGGCGAAGGGGGCAAAAACGACCGCAGTTTTAACCAATCGGCTGCGGAAGGGGCGGAACGCGCCAAGCAAGATTTTGGCGTACAGGTGTTTGATTTTGAACCGACGGATCCCTCCCAACTAGGGCCTGGGGTACGCAAGTTTGCCGAAGAAGGCTTTGATGTGGTGGTAGGTGTAGGTTTTGCCTTGGAACCGGCTGTCACCGCCAGCGCTGCTGAGTTCAAAGATGTGAAATTTGGCTTGGTGGATTCTGTCTCTCCAGAAGAAGATAATGTGGCTAGCCTGCTCTTCCGTGAACACGAGGGATCCTTCCTCGTGGGCTACCTGGCAGGCAAGCGAACCCAGACGGGGGTGGTTGGTTTCTTGGGAGGCATGGATATCCCTTTGATCCACAAGTTTGAAGCGGGCTATCGGGCTGGGGTGGAATACGCCTGCGCTGAAGAAGGTATCACCTGTCGCGTTATCGCCAACTATGTCGGGACGACCCCGGCTGCCTGGAATGATCCAGCCAAGGCCAAGGAGATCTCAGCGGCCCAAAAAGCGCAAGGAGTTGACATTATCTACGCCGCTGCCGGGGGATCCGGCCTGGGATTAATCGACTTTGTTAAGCAAGAAAAGTGCCTCAAAGCCGCTGATCTGCCCAGTGGGGTGAGCTTCATTCGGGATCCCTTTGTCGATGTGCCCAAGCCTGCCGATTATGCCAGTGCCTGCAGTGGCGATACCCGCCCGATGTTCTTTATTGGGGTAGATGCCAACCAAAACTACTTGGGAGATACCGACAACGACCCTGCTACCCTCAACCACGGCCTCACCTCGATGCTGAAGCGGGTGGATGTTGCCACCTATGAGGTCATTCGTAGCGTTGTCGAAGGTAATTTTGTCGGCGGCATTCAAGACTTTGGCTTAGAGAACGATGGGGTGGGGTACGCCCTGGATGAGTACAACGAGGCCTTGATCCCTGCGGATTTGGTGGCTGCTGTAGAAGCCGTGAAGCAGGAGATCATCGCCGGAACCCTTGAAGTGCCGGAAGAGCGATAA
- a CDS encoding nucleoside hydrolase produces MALQRFLIDTDTAGDDVTSLLFGLLWPDSVIEAITICAGNLGLEQCTENALYTLEVAGKSGIPVYPGATGPLLGKLVTAAYVHGEDGMGNSFFPKAKQRPEPLFAPTAIVKLANRWAGELQIIAQAPLTNLALALTQDPTLSQKVKKLWVMGGTNNALGNITPAAEFNFYVDPEAARTVLHAGFDVVLSPWDLSVRDGLLTQEELEPILSLDTPLSQFYLAVNRVAWEFNRSHPEGGSLDGITHPDSLTIAMALQPELIQESRRHYVDVECRGELTRGYSLVDRLGIMGRPANAEVVLRADKLAFREMLIKLLGR; encoded by the coding sequence ATGGCTTTGCAGCGCTTTTTGATCGACACGGATACTGCCGGAGACGATGTTACTTCCCTGCTCTTTGGGCTGCTCTGGCCCGATAGCGTTATCGAAGCCATCACTATTTGTGCGGGCAACCTGGGCCTAGAGCAATGCACCGAAAATGCCCTCTACACTCTGGAAGTGGCTGGAAAAAGTGGGATCCCGGTATATCCCGGAGCGACTGGGCCGTTGCTGGGCAAGCTGGTGACTGCCGCCTATGTGCATGGAGAAGATGGCATGGGCAATTCTTTCTTCCCAAAGGCCAAGCAGCGCCCGGAACCTCTGTTTGCCCCGACTGCTATTGTCAAACTGGCCAACCGCTGGGCCGGAGAGCTGCAAATTATCGCTCAAGCCCCCCTGACCAACCTAGCGCTGGCCCTGACCCAAGACCCCACCCTGTCGCAAAAGGTGAAAAAGCTTTGGGTGATGGGCGGTACCAATAATGCTCTCGGTAACATTACCCCAGCGGCTGAGTTCAATTTTTATGTTGATCCTGAGGCAGCTCGGACGGTTCTGCACGCTGGGTTTGACGTGGTCTTGTCCCCCTGGGATTTGTCGGTTAGGGATGGCCTGCTGACGCAAGAAGAGTTAGAACCGATCCTATCCCTCGATACCCCCCTCAGCCAGTTCTACTTGGCTGTGAACCGGGTTGCCTGGGAGTTCAACCGATCCCATCCGGAAGGGGGCAGTCTCGATGGCATTACCCATCCCGATTCTCTGACGATAGCCATGGCTTTACAGCCGGAACTGATTCAAGAGAGTCGTCGTCACTACGTGGACGTTGAATGTCGTGGGGAGCTAACCCGCGGCTACAGTTTGGTGGATCGCCTGGGGATCATGGGTCGGCCTGCCAATGCCGAGGTTGTGCTCAGAGCGGACAAATTGGCCTTTCGGGAAATGTTAATTAAGCTACTGGGGCGATAG
- a CDS encoding rhodanese-like domain-containing protein — protein sequence MSASIRSITPQQMAERLRDLSAGPLQLIDVREPAELEIVNLNAVGFRNYPLSQYEEWSERILVELDSEQPTFVLCHHGVRSAQMSYWLQVNGFTQVHNISGGIHAWACEVDPSLPIY from the coding sequence ATGTCCGCCTCCATCCGCTCCATTACCCCTCAACAGATGGCCGAACGGTTACGGGATCTCAGTGCTGGCCCTCTGCAACTGATCGATGTGCGGGAACCCGCAGAGCTGGAGATTGTGAATTTGAATGCTGTGGGCTTTCGTAACTATCCCCTCAGCCAGTACGAGGAGTGGAGCGAACGGATCCTTGTAGAGCTAGATTCAGAGCAGCCAACCTTTGTCCTCTGTCACCATGGGGTACGCTCAGCGCAAATGAGCTATTGGCTACAGGTCAACGGGTTTACCCAGGTTCACAATATCAGCGGCGGCATCCATGCCTGGGCTTGTGAGGTGGATCCGTCATTGCCCATCTATTGA
- a CDS encoding C45 family autoproteolytic acyltransferase/hydolase gives MFPILHLHGDPQQRGQQYGSQAAPLIRHSIASYARQFAYRCGLTWQQAQTQAQGSLPRLERHTPHLLEEMQGMATGSGFTFSEILALNLRTEILAGSVSRGSHPDYKAAIAANRRLGVPEHLSEGDLDPVHSKNATPDWGECTTLAALPQATSTRHTYLAQTWDWIGDQRQACVLLRVQSDEHPNYLTLTEAGILAKIGLNQAGLAVALNLLRSQQDGQTQSEGMPVHLLLRLLLQCEDDQQALERVKSFTYTASSCVSVASATGQVISFELSPQGIGLHLAQEGILAHTNHVLDPALQKDEIPPYVGSSTTQRLERAYHLLRQSAQRGSLNEVTLQKILQDRTGAPRCICRHPDPNLPAVDRTESVAAVVMDLTQQILYVAPGLPDQVEFVPISTRENDVD, from the coding sequence ATGTTCCCCATCCTCCATTTGCACGGGGATCCGCAGCAGCGGGGCCAACAGTATGGATCCCAGGCGGCCCCACTCATTCGCCACAGCATTGCCAGCTATGCCCGCCAGTTTGCCTATCGCTGTGGTCTCACCTGGCAACAGGCCCAAACCCAAGCACAGGGATCCCTGCCCCGTTTGGAACGCCACACCCCTCACCTACTAGAGGAAATGCAGGGTATGGCCACCGGCAGCGGTTTCACATTCTCCGAGATCCTGGCCCTCAATCTGCGCACCGAGATCCTGGCGGGGTCGGTCTCCAGGGGATCCCATCCTGACTACAAGGCCGCTATAGCCGCAAACCGTCGCCTTGGCGTTCCAGAGCATCTGTCTGAAGGGGATCTGGATCCCGTCCATTCAAAAAATGCAACTCCAGATTGGGGGGAGTGCACCACCTTGGCCGCTCTCCCTCAGGCTACCTCCACCCGCCACACCTACCTAGCCCAGACCTGGGATTGGATCGGGGATCAGCGCCAAGCCTGTGTACTGTTGCGCGTTCAATCGGATGAGCACCCCAACTACCTCACCCTGACCGAAGCCGGGATCCTGGCCAAAATCGGCCTCAACCAAGCGGGGCTGGCCGTTGCCCTCAACCTATTGCGCTCCCAGCAGGATGGCCAAACCCAGTCTGAGGGAATGCCCGTCCATCTGCTGCTGCGGCTGCTATTGCAGTGTGAAGATGATCAGCAGGCCCTGGAAAGGGTGAAATCTTTCACCTACACAGCCTCCTCTTGCGTGAGCGTGGCCAGTGCCACCGGACAGGTGATCAGTTTCGAACTCAGCCCACAGGGAATCGGCCTGCATCTAGCCCAAGAGGGGATCCTCGCCCATACCAATCATGTTCTGGATCCGGCCCTGCAAAAGGATGAAATACCTCCTTATGTGGGATCCTCGACAACACAACGGCTGGAACGGGCCTATCATCTCCTGAGACAGAGCGCCCAAAGGGGATCCCTAAACGAAGTCACGCTACAAAAAATACTGCAAGATCGAACCGGTGCTCCCCGCTGCATTTGTCGCCATCCGGATCCCAATCTACCTGCGGTGGATCGCACTGAAAGCGTGGCGGCGGTGGTGATGGATTTGACCCAGCAGATTTTGTACGTGGCCCCCGGTCTTCCCGATCAGGTAGAGTTTGTGCCAATTTCCACCCGCGAGAACGACGTGGATTGA
- a CDS encoding LptA/OstA family protein, translating to MKLERNRYRNSLGGLLALGLLLGSGIPAWGQNPRAISINADSQEANANTGVFTAMGNVTLNFPAERLSARAQKAVYYSQEQRIELEGQVTISQGDNQLQAEKVIYRIDQGTIQAVPVAGRQVESIYVLPEPDPSP from the coding sequence ATGAAGTTAGAAAGAAACCGCTATCGGAACTCTCTGGGCGGGCTACTGGCATTGGGCCTATTGTTGGGATCTGGGATCCCGGCTTGGGGTCAGAACCCACGTGCTATCAGCATCAACGCCGATTCTCAGGAGGCCAACGCCAATACGGGGGTGTTTACCGCTATGGGCAACGTCACCCTCAATTTTCCCGCCGAACGCTTGAGCGCTCGTGCCCAAAAAGCGGTCTACTACAGCCAGGAGCAGCGGATTGAACTGGAGGGCCAGGTCACTATCAGTCAAGGGGACAATCAACTGCAAGCAGAGAAGGTGATCTACCGCATCGACCAAGGCACGATCCAAGCCGTTCCGGTGGCGGGGCGACAGGTGGAGTCCATTTATGTTCTGCCAGAACCTGACCCAAGTCCCTGA
- the gvpJ gene encoding gas vesicle protein, with amino-acid sequence MPISSQPLTTATHGSSLADVLERVLDKGIVIAGDITVSVGNVELLNVRIRLLISSVDKAKEIGINWWESDPYLNSQARELLQTNRELMQRVAYLEGQLAQVLPKGGNGTNSGATS; translated from the coding sequence GTGCCTATTTCCTCTCAACCCTTAACCACAGCCACGCACGGCTCCTCTTTGGCCGATGTGTTAGAGCGGGTGCTGGATAAGGGCATTGTGATTGCGGGAGACATTACCGTTTCTGTGGGCAATGTGGAGTTGCTGAATGTGCGGATCCGCCTGCTGATTTCCTCGGTAGATAAAGCCAAAGAGATCGGCATTAACTGGTGGGAATCGGATCCCTACTTGAATAGCCAAGCGCGGGAACTGTTGCAGACCAACCGGGAACTGATGCAACGGGTGGCCTACCTAGAGGGCCAGTTGGCCCAAGTCTTGCCCAAAGGGGGAAATGGAACCAACTCGGGAGCCACAAGCTAG
- the gvpN gene encoding gas vesicle protein GvpN — protein sequence MATVLQARPRQFVNTTYTERIVRRALRYLQSGFAVHLRGPSGTGKTTLAMHLASLMGRPIMLIYGDDRFDSSDLIGGRTGFTHRRVVDNYIHSVVKTEEDLQQRWVDARLTLACREGFTLIYDEFNRSRPEANNALLSALEEKLLVMPPDSNRSEYLRVHPQFRAIFTSNPEEYTGVHKAQDALLDRMITIDMGEPDIETEKEILISRLGLSAPDALKIVHVVRAFRRKLDLTQHPSLRSCLMIGRIVKEHELSVSKENVDFRALCGDVLLARAGKRQDEGSQLLNHLLDQLPG from the coding sequence ATGGCCACCGTTTTGCAGGCGCGTCCACGCCAGTTTGTGAACACTACCTATACGGAGCGGATCGTCCGTCGGGCCTTGCGTTATTTGCAATCGGGCTTTGCGGTACATCTGCGGGGGCCTTCCGGTACGGGCAAAACCACCTTGGCCATGCACTTGGCCAGTCTGATGGGCCGCCCGATCATGTTGATCTACGGGGATGACCGTTTTGACTCCTCCGATCTGATCGGGGGACGCACCGGATTCACCCATCGGCGGGTGGTGGATAACTACATTCACTCAGTGGTGAAGACAGAAGAGGATCTGCAGCAACGCTGGGTGGATGCCCGCCTGACCTTGGCCTGTCGGGAAGGGTTTACCCTCATCTACGACGAATTCAATCGCTCCCGCCCTGAGGCCAATAATGCTTTGCTCAGTGCTTTGGAAGAAAAGCTATTGGTGATGCCGCCCGATAGCAACCGGTCGGAATATCTGCGGGTGCATCCTCAGTTTCGCGCTATTTTTACCTCCAACCCGGAGGAGTACACGGGAGTTCACAAAGCCCAAGATGCGCTGCTCGACCGGATGATCACCATCGATATGGGAGAGCCGGACATCGAAACCGAAAAAGAAATCCTCATTTCACGGTTGGGCTTATCCGCGCCGGATGCCCTTAAGATCGTGCATGTGGTGCGGGCCTTCCGCCGCAAGTTGGATCTGACCCAACATCCCAGCCTGCGCAGTTGCCTGATGATTGGCCGTATTGTCAAGGAACACGAGCTGTCCGTCAGCAAAGAGAATGTCGATTTTCGTGCCCTCTGTGGGGATGTGCTGTTGGCTCGCGCTGGCAAACGCCAAGATGAGGGATCCCAACTGCTTAATCATTTGCTAGATCAACTGCCTGGCTAA
- the gvpC gene encoding gas vesicle protein GvpC, translating into MSLQEQWAMARAQRAAQNQSLLGQSRQQRLERHQALMAELSQQRQQQQQARRQRTEQTRSHLRKLEQDRAVQRALDEYSRTETATQRAKSVADLLSSLGQERAAQSEAIQQELQAFRANLTLDVEGLLGSYSQARQTMADVTQQARQAFCADLQRQVQTLQQVAQQELAQMAQERQVIAQALHSELAAFRIELHEQVWGNGIPFLTPEPEVKLEAQPEVPVSVAPPESSDETPELVPDPMFVGSSTTSVEAAIPVAPNPEPQPQPPVASPAIPVIPPAPVTEAEEPGRILTYVNEYVDALQAQNPDLTLLQVIGNREQVRDLLARGAVDLGVDPSEILTTLRRMVSETVAV; encoded by the coding sequence ATGAGTTTGCAGGAACAGTGGGCCATGGCCCGAGCTCAACGGGCAGCTCAAAACCAAAGTTTATTAGGTCAATCCCGTCAGCAGCGCCTTGAGCGTCACCAAGCCCTGATGGCTGAGTTAAGCCAACAACGGCAACAACAGCAGCAGGCTAGGCGGCAGCGGACGGAGCAAACCCGCAGCCACCTGCGCAAGCTGGAGCAAGATCGGGCGGTACAGCGTGCCTTAGACGAATATTCACGGACAGAAACTGCCACACAACGGGCCAAATCGGTGGCAGACCTTCTCTCCAGTTTGGGACAAGAGCGAGCCGCTCAGTCTGAGGCCATCCAGCAAGAACTGCAGGCTTTTCGGGCCAATCTGACCTTGGATGTGGAGGGTCTACTGGGATCCTATAGCCAAGCGCGGCAAACCATGGCCGATGTCACCCAGCAAGCGCGGCAGGCCTTTTGTGCGGATCTTCAACGGCAAGTCCAAACTCTACAGCAAGTGGCTCAGCAGGAACTGGCCCAGATGGCCCAGGAACGGCAGGTTATAGCTCAAGCACTGCACAGTGAGCTGGCGGCTTTCCGAATCGAGCTGCATGAACAGGTGTGGGGCAATGGGATCCCTTTTCTCACCCCAGAACCCGAAGTCAAGCTAGAGGCCCAACCTGAGGTTCCTGTTTCAGTTGCTCCTCCTGAAAGTTCTGATGAAACTCCAGAGCTTGTCCCCGACCCCATGTTTGTGGGTAGCAGCACAACCTCAGTTGAGGCCGCGATTCCGGTTGCTCCTAACCCAGAACCTCAACCCCAACCACCAGTGGCTTCGCCCGCCATTCCCGTGATTCCGCCTGCTCCTGTAACCGAAGCTGAAGAGCCAGGCCGTATTCTCACCTATGTGAATGAATACGTAGATGCCCTACAGGCGCAAAACCCCGACTTGACCCTGTTGCAGGTGATTGGCAATCGGGAACAGGTGCGGGATCTGCTGGCCCGGGGGGCGGTGGATTTGGGGGTGGATCCCTCGGAGATCCTGACCACCTTGCGACGTATGGTTTCGGAAACGGTCGCAGTTTAA
- the gvpA gene encoding gas vesicle structural protein GvpA: MAVEKVNSSSSLAEVIDRILDKGIVVDAWVRVSLVGIELLAIEARVVVASVETYLKYAEAVGLTATAAAPAT, from the coding sequence ATGGCAGTTGAGAAAGTAAACTCTTCCTCGAGCTTGGCCGAAGTGATTGATCGCATCTTGGATAAAGGCATCGTTGTCGATGCCTGGGTGCGCGTTTCTTTGGTTGGTATCGAGCTGTTGGCGATTGAGGCCCGGGTTGTCGTGGCCTCTGTGGAAACCTACTTGAAATACGCTGAGGCTGTGGGCCTGACGGCTACTGCGGCTGCCCCCGCTACCTAA
- a CDS encoding Hfq-related RNA-binding protein translates to MFLRLFNRDLLPACGATVADLNAGIPSVRRLQKGIKDREIFEIKLSTGDTFVGQLRWQDPDCLCLTDAGGQESLLWRSAIAFIKVKSHP, encoded by the coding sequence TTGTTCTTGCGTTTGTTTAACCGTGACTTGTTGCCCGCCTGTGGAGCTACTGTGGCTGATTTGAATGCTGGGATCCCGAGTGTGCGCCGCCTGCAAAAGGGGATCAAAGACCGCGAAATCTTTGAAATCAAACTCAGCACGGGGGATACTTTCGTGGGCCAGTTGCGCTGGCAGGATCCCGATTGCCTCTGTTTAACAGATGCCGGGGGACAGGAATCGCTGCTGTGGCGCTCCGCTATTGCCTTCATCAAGGTCAAATCTCATCCGTAG
- a CDS encoding V4R domain-containing protein: MTATPIELRLQPAAQRHNHYSREDFFCFDRPQGSLLDWTGGRNILVSEDFILGLQQGLEEEVGDASASLMYTIGQEWGRSDATHFSQWYEEEYRRKTKQSNLMFLLETWWWPLTSQGWGRWEVDTENRRQGFIFINLFDSAVARTLGDVGKPVCHLYAGLFAGFFSAMVERQLNCIEIQCYSMGESYCKFLLGSKERIDAAAFWLNEGASANEITQKLRSGEGVAKA; encoded by the coding sequence ATGACGGCTACCCCTATCGAGTTGCGCCTTCAGCCTGCTGCCCAGCGGCACAATCACTACAGCCGCGAAGACTTTTTCTGCTTCGACCGCCCCCAGGGATCCCTTCTGGACTGGACAGGGGGACGCAATATTTTGGTGAGCGAAGATTTCATCCTGGGTCTGCAGCAGGGCCTAGAAGAGGAAGTAGGAGATGCCTCCGCTTCCTTGATGTACACCATCGGCCAAGAGTGGGGTCGCAGTGATGCCACCCATTTTTCCCAGTGGTACGAAGAGGAATACCGGCGCAAAACTAAGCAGAGCAACCTGATGTTTCTGCTGGAAACCTGGTGGTGGCCCTTGACTTCTCAGGGATGGGGCCGTTGGGAAGTCGATACCGAAAACCGGCGACAAGGCTTTATTTTCATCAACCTATTCGACTCAGCTGTAGCACGTACCCTTGGAGATGTGGGTAAGCCCGTTTGTCATCTCTATGCTGGGTTGTTTGCTGGATTCTTCAGTGCCATGGTGGAACGGCAACTGAATTGCATTGAGATCCAGTGCTATTCCATGGGGGAGAGCTACTGTAAGTTTTTGCTCGGCAGCAAGGAGCGCATTGATGCTGCTGCCTTCTGGCTCAACGAAGGGGCTAGTGCCAACGAAATTACCCAAAAGTTGCGTTCAGGTGAGGGAGTAGCCAAGGCATGA
- a CDS encoding V4R domain-containing protein, which yields MVTTASSPNSSASFDPYTPVLANYYTPTAYLQSDLESGLLESRRGDRLLALPEALLRGIYSGLEYETGQAARLVLRNCGRMWGKEFFRRFALELSDYYQKPLAELEMGLFLQNLRQAWKTHGWGLIEIDWTYKDQGVLVVSIRNSPFAALTPAHFTRPMGFLEAGLLGTWFSQLTGQDLLCVQTTSEALGAKSNLFVLSTATRLKEGEAWVDSGLSHDQVLEKLLQPTQTV from the coding sequence ATGGTCACCACTGCCTCCAGCCCCAATAGCTCGGCCAGCTTCGACCCCTACACCCCAGTTTTGGCCAATTACTACACCCCCACTGCCTATCTGCAAAGTGATTTGGAATCGGGCCTATTGGAAAGTCGGCGTGGGGATCGTCTTTTGGCCCTTCCCGAAGCGCTGCTGCGGGGGATCTACAGTGGCTTGGAATACGAGACCGGCCAGGCAGCCCGTCTGGTTTTGCGCAACTGTGGTCGGATGTGGGGGAAGGAGTTTTTTCGCCGCTTTGCGCTAGAGCTTTCGGACTACTACCAAAAGCCTCTGGCGGAACTGGAGATGGGCCTTTTCTTGCAAAATCTGAGGCAAGCCTGGAAGACCCATGGTTGGGGATTGATCGAGATCGACTGGACCTACAAAGATCAAGGGGTTTTGGTGGTGTCCATTCGCAATTCTCCTTTTGCTGCGCTCACGCCGGCCCATTTCACTCGTCCGATGGGCTTTTTGGAGGCGGGGTTGCTGGGTACTTGGTTTAGTCAGTTGACCGGACAGGATTTGCTCTGTGTGCAGACCACCAGTGAGGCCTTGGGGGCAAAAAGCAATTTGTTCGTCCTCTCCACCGCCACCCGCCTCAAGGAAGGGGAAGCCTGGGTGGACTCCGGCCTCAGCCACGACCAAGTCCTAGAGAAGTTGTTGCAACCGACCCAAACGGTATGA
- the aroH gene encoding chorismate mutase — translation MGWRVRAIRGAITVPCNSAEAICTAVTELLDTLEHRNALDPAELVSVVFSVTPDLNAAFPAQFARRRPGWELVPLLDVQQMEVIGALPRCIRVLIQLNTPLSQADIQHVYLGGAQELRPDLSPV, via the coding sequence TTGGGGTGGCGTGTCAGAGCAATTCGCGGAGCCATAACCGTTCCCTGCAACAGTGCCGAGGCGATCTGCACAGCGGTAACAGAGCTGCTAGATACCCTGGAACATCGCAATGCTCTTGACCCGGCGGAGTTGGTCAGTGTTGTGTTTTCTGTCACGCCCGATTTGAATGCTGCTTTTCCGGCCCAATTTGCCCGCCGCCGTCCTGGTTGGGAGTTGGTGCCCCTGCTGGATGTCCAACAAATGGAAGTGATCGGTGCCTTGCCCCGGTGTATTCGGGTGTTGATCCAATTAAATACGCCTTTGAGTCAGGCCGATATTCAGCATGTTTACTTGGGAGGAGCACAGGAATTGAGACCGGATCTCAGCCCAGTTTGA